The following proteins are encoded in a genomic region of Haemorhous mexicanus isolate bHaeMex1 chromosome 11, bHaeMex1.pri, whole genome shotgun sequence:
- the LOC132332126 gene encoding EF-hand and coiled-coil domain-containing protein 1-like encodes MEPPEGWDPYGRPARRTQWLVSALAYHYGLDRGVENEIVVLATGLDQYLQEIFHRLDRAGSGRIPGEDFRTLCQVLGLEEAAEPEECAELWDGLSAELTFRQFHARLCGHFSTRAGPRLPLGRESEHIETQIRLRSPRRRRRTDPAGRGAAGSAERRPPGPRSRECYEEIVALEQAEDRMAKLEEENGSLRELVEDMRAALQSSDARCLALQVGLWKSHASHREGGSCFIGRKRPLTQKHSQTKCLQSVLEEMELMRSSRDGQIEEAIRFSQELEKELKSSQEALVSLEDCNRNLKREQAETRRKVEEARHAVLNSLGKVKELEVRAKEVPHLQIHIQQLESQLQHYR; translated from the exons aTGGAGCCGCCTGAGGGCTGGGACCCCTACGGGCGGCCGGCCCGGCGCACGCAGTGGCTGGTCAGCGCCCTCGCCTACCACTACGGGCTGGACCGCGGCGTGGAGAACGAGATCGTCGTGCTGGCCACCGGCCTGGACCAGTACCTGCAGGAGATCTTCCACCGCTTGGACCGCGCCGGTTCGGGCCGCATCCCCGGCGAGGACTTCCGCACgctgtgccaggtgctggggctggaggaggcggcGGAGCCCGAGGAGTGCGCGGAGCTGTGGGACGGGCTCTCGGCCGAGCTCACCTTCCGCCAGTTCCACGCGCGGCTCTGCGGCCACTTCAGCACccgcgcggggccgcggctgcCGCTGGGCCGGGAGAGCGAGCACATCGAGACCCAGATCCGCCTgcgcagcccccgccgccgccgccgcaccgACCCCGCCGGCCGCGGAGCCGCGGGCAGCGCCGAGCGGCGGCCGCCGGGGCCCCGCTCCCGAGAGTGCTACGAGGAGATCGTGGCGCTGGAGCAGGCCGAGGACCGCATGGccaagctggaggaggagaacgGCAGCCTGCGGGAGCTGGTGGAGGACATGCGCGCCGCCCTGCAGAGCAGCGATGCGCGGTGCCTGGCGCTGCAG GTGGGACTGTGGAAGAGCCATGCCAGCCATAGAGAAGGAGGATCCTGCTTCATAGGGAGGAAGAGACCATTAACACAGAAGCACTCCCAGACCAAGTGCCTCCAAAGTGTCCTGGAGGAAATGGAGCTCATGcggagctccagggatgggcagattGAAGAAGCCATCAGgttcagccaggagctggagaaggagctgaagagCTCTCAGGAAGCTCTGGTCAGCCTGGAAGATTGCAACCGTAACCTGaagagggagcaggcagagacgAGGAGGAAGGTGGAAGAGGCCAGACACGCTGTCCTGAACAGTCTTGGCAAAgtgaaggagctggaagtgaGAGCTAAGGAGGTGCCACATCTGCAAATAcacatccagcagctggaatcACAACTGCAGCACTACAGGTAG